One Coccinella septempunctata chromosome 1, icCocSept1.1, whole genome shotgun sequence DNA window includes the following coding sequences:
- the LOC123322906 gene encoding uncharacterized protein LOC123322906 produces the protein MVNRCVVCKKISSKSSGKSMHRMPIDSARQKLWMDQLKLKISESSKWVYVCSGHFCDEDFILKFGKKCLKTEAIPSRISLPDPCSSNTLAASDERYMTQDPSDVGKVGESSKSIGSELSETSDLSATASTSDLSATLTASDLSATDMSVALAASDLSGKVDSLEVFDTDRFAAPHRYTSCCTSTASDRRSVTQTLSDIGRVEEFPKLSGSELSKTSTASDLSATCNDCTSLLIPLIKETTCISFIFKFDSICPLSCCHTFRILLFIIIKTH, from the exons ATGGTGAATCGCTGTGTGGTGtgcaaaaaaatcagcagtaaAAGCAGTGGGAAATCCATGCACCG AATGCCTATTGATAGTGCTCGACAGAAATTATGGATGGACCagttaaaactgaaaatttcagaatcttcCAAATGGGTATATGTTTGCTCTGGCCATTTCTGTGACGAAGATTTCATccttaaatttggaaaaaaatgtttgaaaactgAAGCTATTCCATCCAGGATTTCATTGCCTGATCCTTG ttcAAGTAACACATTAGCGGCTTCAGACGAAAGGTATATGACCCAGGACCCATCAGATGTTGGTAAAGTTGGGGAGTCCTCAAAATCCATTGGTTCTGAATTGTCAGAAACTTCAGATTTGTCTGCTACCGCAAGTACTTCAGATTTATCTGCCACATTGACTGCTTCCGATTTATCTGCTACAGACATGTCTGTTGCTTTGGCCGCTTCAGATTTATCAGGCAAAGTCGATTCCTTAGAAGTATTTGATACTGATAGATTTGCAGCACCACATAGATATAC ttcaTGTTGCACATCGACTGCTTCAGATAGAAGGAGTGTGACCCAGACACTCTCAGATATTGGTAGAGTCGAGGAATTCCCAAAACTGAGTGGTTCTGAACTATCTAAAACTTCAACAGCTTCAGATTTGTCTGCTACATGCAATGATTGCACCAGTCTGTTGATACCCCTCATCAAAGAAACTACGTgtatttcctttattttcaaatttgatagtATCTGTCCATTGTCATGTTGTCACACTTTCAGAATCCTATTGTTTATAATTATAAAGACGCATTAA
- the LOC123322905 gene encoding uncharacterized protein LOC123322905 produces MEYCRGLLKPENRRSSASLEAEELQESEKAVPKLTQQPYFQNDIELIIKTRKVKKSSHLKSLNPYIDHEGLLRVDGRINSTTLKYSQKHPITPPTRSYITNLIIRNTHFGWIISGTASSSLQFRVASLITNLNENSQLTKFWNIEEAENSEETTNDDTFVEEFYSNTLRRDEHGYTVKLQFKKSTTQLGESKQRALARLFQLENKLDKEEKLRTMYKEFMQEYIALGHMKIASSNNSAKRYYIPHQPVLKEERDTTKLRVVFDASAKTSTGLSLNDILHTGPKLQQDLIDILIRWQKHKIAITADIEKMYRQVKLDRENQPLHSILWRNTKDEPIQTYELTTVTNGTAPAAYLAIRTMRQLALDEKKNHPLAAEIVLRDFYVDDLLSGADTIEEARHIQKEVTDLLKKGGFNIRKWKYNELTESKSTVTLDDKNGPTKTLGITLTPRKDNIQYLIKRNSDHRLTKRKFLSEIATIFDPLGLLSPIIIQAKLLMQEIWKSNTSWDEPPSEHIRNTWKNFRNELLKLEEIQVQRWIHLRRGQPLEIHGFSDASLKAYGAVVYIKTTDTNGNTHVGLLASKSKVSPLRNTKTIPQLELCAALLLAKLIKRCVTALNHNNSKIFTWSDSQVVISWINADAGKWKMKQQQAPADAHASNRPVHPEEIELQHNDSRLGGQLQG; encoded by the exons ATGGAGTACTGCAGGGGACTCCTGAAACCAGAAAATCGCAGATCCAGCGCATCTCTGGAAGCAGAGGAACTGCAGGAGAGTGAAAAAGCTGTTCCCAAGCTTACACAGCagccatattttcaaaatgacattgAGTTGATCATCAAAACAAGAAAGGTGAAGAAGTCCAGCCACCTGAAAAGTCTTAACCCATATATAGATCACGAAGGCTTACTCAGAGTAGATGGGAGAATAAATAGCACAACCCTAAAATATAGCCAAAAACATCCAATCACTCCACCCACAAGGAGCTACATTACTAACCTCATAATAAGAAACACTCACTTCGGATGGATTATTAGCGGAACCGCATCATCGAGTCTACAATTTCGTGTAGCAAGCTTGATcacgaatttgaatgaaaattcacaACTCACAAAATTCTGGAACATCGAAGAAGCAGAAAATTCCGAGGAAACAACAAACGACGATACTTTCGTCGAAGAATTTTACTCCAACACCCTTCGACGGGACGAGCACGGTTATACTGTGAagcttcaattcaagaaaagtaCAACTCAGCTAGGAGAATCGAAGCAGAGGGCACTGGCACGACTATTTCAATTGGAAAACAAGCTGGATAAAGAAGAAAAGCTCAGAACTATGTATAAAGAATTCATGCAGGAATACATTGCGCTAGGTCATATGAAAATTGCTAGCTCAAATAATTCAGCGAAGAGGTATTATATTCCACATCAACCTGTATTGAAAGAAGAACGTGATACGACAAAGCTAAGAGTCGTATTCGATGCAAGCGCAAAGACAAGTACCGGACTCAGCCTAAACGACATTCTTCACACAGGACCTAAACTACAACAGGATCTCATAGATATTCTGATAAGATGGCAAAAACACAAAATAGCCATAACAGCTGACATCGAGAAAATGTATAGGCAGGTGAAATTGGACAGAGAAAACCAGCCATTACACTCTATACTCTGGAGAAACACCAAAGATGAGCCAATTCAAACCTATGAATTAACCACTGTAACCAACGGTACAGCTCCAGCAGCTTACCTGGCCATAAGAACAATGAGACAACTAGCTTTAGATGAAAAGAAAAACCACCCCCTTGCGGCTGAAATAGTGCTACGGGATTTCTACGTGGACGATCTTCTGAGTGGCGCAGACACAATTGAAGAAGCACGACATATACAAAAGGAAGTAACTGACCTACTCAAAAAGGGAGGATTCAATATAAGAAAGTGGAAATATAACGAACTGACCGAAAGCAAATCCACCGTCACGCTGGATGACAAAAATGGACCAACCAAGACGCTCGGTATAACATTGACTCCCAGAAAAGATAATATTCAGTATCTAATAAAACGAAACTCCGATCATCGGTTAACAAAAAGAAAATTCTTATCAGAAATCGCCACAATCTTCGATCCTCTTGGATTATTATCTCCAATCATAATACAGGCGAAACTGTTAATGCAAGAAATATGGAAATCCAACACATCATGGGATGAACCACCATCAGAGCACATCAGGAACACctggaaaaacttcagaaacGAGCTTCTAAAATTAGAAGAAATCCAAGTTCAACGCTGGATTCACCTACGGCGTGGTCAACCCTTGGAAATACATGGATTCTCAGATGCATCTCTGAAAGCATATGGCGCTGTAGTATACATAAAAACAACAGACACAAATGGGAACACCCACGTGGGACTCCTCGCTTCCAAATCAAAAGTATCACCACTAAGAAATACAAAGACAATCCCGCAGTTAGAACTCTGCGCAGCCCTTCTTCTAGCCAAACTCATCAAACGCTGCGTTACGGCCCTGAATCacaacaattcaaaaatattcacctgGTCCGACTCTCAAGTAGTAATATCATGGATAAACGCTGACGCTGGAAAGTGGAAAAT GAAACAACAACAAGCACCGGCTGATGCACACGCGAGCAATAGACCAGTTCATCCTGAGGAGATCGAGCTGCAGCACAATGACTCCAGACTAGGCGGCCAGCTCCAGGGATGA